Genomic segment of Ascaphus truei isolate aAscTru1 unplaced genomic scaffold, aAscTru1.hap1 HAP1_SCAFFOLD_2142, whole genome shotgun sequence:
TGGCATTGAGGACAGAGTTGGTGCCCAGGGACAAATCACGAGCGACTCGCtggaagggagggggcacattcggGCCCTCCAATGTGTCCAGGATACCTGGGAAGAGAGGGCCACAgtcactggggggagagagagagagaaggagagagggagagagagagggagagagagagggagaaagagagagggagagagagggaggaaggcgtgagaggagagagaagggggggagagaaggggagagagaaagaggaggcgCGAGAGAGAAgggcggagagaaggagagagagagaggagagagagagagagagagagagggagagagagagggaggaaggtgcgagagagacagagagagagagagggagaaggggagagagaaggggggaaggcgtgagagagagaggaggcgcgcgagagagagagaagggcggagagaaggagagagaggagggccagacagacagaggaaagaaagacagaaggggagaggaagcagaggaggatGGAGTGTCAGGGAAGAGACAGtagcagagaggggagacacagaggagagagagacagcgggggCGGGAgccagatgagagagagagacagtgggggcGGGAgccagatgagagagagagagacagcggaggtgggagccagaggagagagaaagcgggggcaggagccagaggagagagagagagagacagcgggggcgggagccagaggagagagagacagcggaggcgggagccagaggagagagagagacagcggagGCGGGAgccagatgagagagagagacagcggagGCGGGAGccagatgagagagagacagcgggggcgggagccagaggagagagagagacagcgggggcgggagccagaggagagagagcgacagcgggggcgggagccagaggagagagagcgacagcgggggcgggagccagaggagagagagcgacagcgggggcgggagccagaggagagagagagacagcgggggcgggagccagaggagagagagagacagcgggggcgggagccagaggagagagacagcgggGGGCGGGagcaagaggagagagacagcgggGGCGGGAGCcagaagagagagacagcgggggggtgggagccagaggggagagagatacagtggGTGCGGgagccagaggagagagagagactgcggggGCGGGAgctagaggagagagactgcggggGCGGGAgccaaaggagagagagacagcgggggcgggagccagaggagagagagacagcgggggcgggagccagaggagagagagacagcgggggcgggagccagaggagagagagacagcgggggcgggagccagaggagagagagacagcgggggcgggagccagaggagagagagacagcgggggcgggagccagaggagagagagacagcgggggcggggccagaggagagggagacagcgggggcgggagccagaggagagggagacagcgggggcgggagccagaggagagggagacagcgggggcgggagccaaaggagagagagacagcgggggcgggagccagaggagagagagacagcgggggcgggagccagaggagagagacagcgggggcgggagccagaggagagagacagcgggggcgggagccagaggagagagagagagacagcgggggcgggagccagaggagagagacagcgggggcgggagccagaggagagagagacagcgggggcgtgagccagaggagagagagagagagacagcggggacgggagccagaggagagagacagcgggggcgggagccagaggagagagagacagcgggggcgggggccagaggagagagagacagcgggggcgggagccagaggagagagagacagcgggggcgggagccagaggagagagagacagcgggggCTGgagccagaggagagagagacagcgggggcgggagccagaggagagagagacagcgggggcgggagccagaggagagagagacagcaggggcgggagccagaggagagagagacagcgggggcgggagccagaggagagagagacagcgggggcgggagccagaggagagagagacagcgggggcgggagccagaggagagagagaccgcgggggcgggagccagaggagagagagacagcgggggCGGGAGCCAGAGGAGAGACAGCGGGGGCGGgagccagaggagagagagacagcgggggcgggagccagaggagagagagacagcggggggcgggagccagaggagagagagacagcgggggcgggagccagaggagagagagacagcgggggcgggagccagaggagagagagacagcgggggcgggagccagaggagagagacagcgggggcgggagccagaggagagagagacagcgggggcgggagccagaggagagagagacagcgggggcgggagccagaggagagagagacagcaggggcgggagccagaggagagagagacagcgggggcgggagccagaggagagagagacagcgggggcgggagccagaggagagagacagcgggggcgggagccagaggagagagacagcggggggcgggagccagaggagagagacagcaggggtgggagccagaggagagagacagcgggggcgggagccagaggagagagacagcgggggcgggagccagaggagagagacagcgggggcgggagccagaggagagagacagcgggggcgggagccagaggagagagagagagacagcgggggcgggagccagaggagagagagagagacagcggggacgggagccagaggagagagacagcgggggcgggagccagaggagaaagagagagacagcgggggcgggagccagaggagagagagacagcgggggcgggagccagaggagagggagacagcgggggcgggagccagaggagaaagagacagcgggggcgggagccagaggagaggaagagacagcgggggcgggagccagaggagagagagacagcgggggcaggagccagaggagagagagacagcgggggcaggagccagaggagagagagacagcgggggcgggagccagaggagagagacagcgggggcgggagccagaggagagagagacagcgggggcgggagccagaggagagggagagacagcgggGGCGGGAGCCAGAGGAGAAAGATCGGTGGGGGGGTCACACAGACAGATTGGGGGGGTCACACAGACAGATCGGTGGGGTCACACAGACAGATCGGTGGGAGGGGTCACACAGACAGATCGGTGGGGGGGGTCGCACAGACAGATCGGTGGGGGGGGTCACACAGACAGATTGGGGGGGTCACACAgacagattgggggagggggggtcacacAGACAGATGGGGGTCACACAGACAGATGGGGGGGTTACACAGACAGATTGGGGGGGGGTCACACAgacagattggggggggggtcacacagacagattggagggggggggtgtcacacagaTAGATGGGGGTCACACAgacagattgggggggggggtcacacagacagattggaggggggggtgtcacacagaTAGATGGGGGTCTTGCTTTTACCTGCCACCACCTTGTGATACGCGAAGTGCAGGTAGATGAGGAAGAGCATGTGCAGCGCGGTCACAGTGCCGCACACGATGAGACGCTGGGTGTGACCTACTGTGCGTGACAGCAACACCGCCACCTGCAATGTAATGTCACACGCAGTGTCACCGCCACCTGTCACACGCAGTGTCACCGCCACCTGTCACGCATTGTCACCCCCACCTGTCACACGCAGTGTCACCGCCacctgtcacacagtgtcaccgcCACCTGTCACACGCAGTGTCACCTCCacctgtcacacagtgtcaccgcCACCTGTCACACGCAGTGTCACCGCCacctgtcacacagtgtcaccgcCACCTGTCACacgcagtgtcaccgccatctgtcacacagtgtcaccgcCACCTGCAATGTaatctcacacacagtgtcactgccacCTGTCACACAGTGTAATGTCACACGCAGTGTCACCGCCACCTATCACACGCAGTGTCACCCCCACATGTCACACGCAGTGTCACCGCCACCTGCACTGTAATGTCACACGCAGTGTCACCGCCACCTGTCACACGCAGTGTCACCGCCACCTGTCACACGCAGTGTCACCGCCACCTGTCACACGCAGTGTCACCCCCACCTGTCACACGCAGTGTCACCCCCACCTGTCACACGCAGTGTCACCCCCACCTGTCACACGCAGTGTCACCCCCACCTGTCACACGCAGTGTCACCCCCACCTGTCACACGCAGTGTCACCCCCACCTGTCACACGCAGTGTCACCGCCACCTGTCACACGCAGTGTCACCGCCACCTGTCCCACGCAGTGTCACCGCCAACTGTCACGCAGTGTCACCGCCACCTGTCACGCAGTGTCACCCCCACCTGTCACacgcagtgtcaccgccatctgtcacacagtgtcaccccCACCTGTCACacgcagtgtcaccgccatctgtcacagtgtcacccccaCCTGTCACACGCAGTGTCACCGCCACCTGCAATGtaatgtcacacacagtgtcactgccacCTGTCACAGTGTAATGTCACACGCAGTGTCACCTAAACCTGTCACACAGTGTAATATCACACGCAGTGTCACCTAAACCTGTCACACAGTGtaatgtcacacacagtgtcatctAAACCTGTCACACAGTGTAATATCACACGCAGTGTCACCTAAACCTGTCACACAGTGtaatgtcacacacagtgtcatctAAACCTGCCACACAGTGTAATGTCACACGCAGTGTCACCGCCACCTGTCACACAGTGTAATGTCACACGCAGTGTCACCGCCACCTGTCACACAGTGTAATGTCACACGCAGTGACACCGCCACCTGTCACACGCAGTGTCTCTGCCAcctgtcacactcagtgtcaccgCCACCTGTCACACAGTGTAATGTCACACGCGGTGTCACCGCCACCTGTCACAGTGTATTGTCACACTTAGTGACACCGCCACCTGTCACACGCAGTGACACCGCCACCTGTCACAGTGtaatgtcacacacagtgtcactgccacCTGTCACTACGTCCCATACACGGTCACCCTGAATACTGAGGGGGGGCTCACCATGCGCAGCGTGGACATGCCGCCGATACACAGCCAGAAGATGTAGAAGAGCGAGTGGAAGTGGATGTTATACGTGATGAACAGGACGATGCAGTGTCCAAACAGCCCGTACccctgagagggggagagaggagtacTAATGTTACTAACCCCTGAGAGAGTGAGCAGTACTACTGTTACTTCTCCCTGAGAGAGGGAGCAGTACTACAGTTACTTACCCCTGAGAGAGGGAGCAGTACTACTGTTACTtatccctgagagagagagcagtactAATGTTACTTATCCCTGAGAGAGAGCAGTACTACTGTTACTtatccctgagagagagagagcagtactACTGTTACTtatccctgagagagagagcagtactAATGTTACTTATCCCTGAGAGAGAGCAGTACTACTGTTACTtatccctgagagagagagagcagtactAATGTTACTTATCCCTGAGAGAGCAGTACTACTGTTACTtatccctgagagagagagcagtactAATGTTACTTATCCCTGAGAGAGAGCAGTACTACTGTTACTtatccctgagagagagagagcagtactACTGTTACTTATCCCTGAGAGAGAGCAGTACTACTGTTACTtatccctgagagagagagagcag
This window contains:
- the YIPF3 gene encoding LOW QUALITY PROTEIN: protein YIPF3 (The sequence of the model RefSeq protein was modified relative to this genomic sequence to represent the inferred CDS: inserted 1 base in 1 codon), yielding LLESMIPIRMINFPQKIAGELYGPLMLVFSMVAILLHGMXSSETVIREGTLMGTAIGTCFGYWFGVSSFIYFVAYLCNAQITMLQTLSLLGYGLFGHCIVLFITYNIHFHSLFYIFWLCIGGMSTLRMVAVLLSRTVGHTQRLIVCGTVTALHMLFLIYLHFAYHKVVAGILDTLEGPNVPPPFQRVARDLSLGTNSVLNATLQVLSMRSR